The nucleotide sequence TTCCCGCTCCGGGGGCAGTTTCCCCCCCTTGACGATCTCCCCCTTGGATATGAGGTTCGTCAGCCTCCCGATCAATTCCCTGCGTGTCTGGTTCATGGGACCCTTTCCGCGCCGGGCTTGCGCCTATCCAAAATATCCCAACCGGGCGGGAAAAATCCACCTTCAAAACCGGGCGTGCGCGGCCGGGAGGGAGTCCAGCGTGAACGATCTGGACTACCTTGGTCTACCAATTATCCCCGGTTGCAAATCGGGCGAAACATCGGCAAAGATGGGACCCTGAACTATCGGAAGAGGAGACGTTCATGAGACTGAAAAACAAGGTCGCCATCGTTACGGGGGGAGCCCGGGGGATCGGTGCGGCGATCGCCGCCGGATTTGCCCGGGAAGGGGCCGAAATCGTCATAGGGGACAAGCGGGACGCGCCCGAGACCCTGGCGGCGGTCGAGAAGGCCGGGGGCCGGGGGATCTACGTGAAGACCGACGTGGCCGTCCAGGCCGATTGCGACGCGCTGGCCCGCGCGGCGGCCGACCGCTTCGGCGCCATCGACATCCTGGTGAACAACGCCGGGGTCCTGGTGACCATCAAGCCGTTCATGGAGGTCACCACCGGGGAGTGGAACGAGGTGATGGCGTCCAACGCGCTCGGCCCCTTCCACTGCATCAAGGCCGTCTTCCCCTACATGAAGGAAAAGGGGGGCCGGATCATCAACCTGTCCTCGGGCACCATCTTCGAGGGGGTGCCGGGGCTCCCCCACTACATCGCGTCCAAGGGGGCGGTGATGGCCCTGACCCGGGGGATGGCGCGCGAACTGGGGGAATACGGCATCAACGTGAACGCCATCGCCCCCGGCTTCACCCACTCCGAGGGGGGGGACGAATTCGACCGCAACAAGCGGTTCCCCTCCGCCCCCCTGGACGAGCTGCAGATCCCGCAGCGGTGCGTCCGCAGACCCCTCTACCCGGAGGACCTCGTGGGAACCGCCGTCTACCTGGCCTCCGACGACAGCCGCTGCGTTTCGGGCCAGCTCATCCTCCACGACGGGGGGA is from Acidobacteriota bacterium and encodes:
- a CDS encoding SDR family oxidoreductase, with the protein product MRLKNKVAIVTGGARGIGAAIAAGFAREGAEIVIGDKRDAPETLAAVEKAGGRGIYVKTDVAVQADCDALARAAADRFGAIDILVNNAGVLVTIKPFMEVTTGEWNEVMASNALGPFHCIKAVFPYMKEKGGRIINLSSGTIFEGVPGLPHYIASKGAVMALTRGMARELGEYGINVNAIAPGFTHSEGGDEFDRNKRFPSAPLDELQIPQRCVRRPLYPEDLVGTAVYLASDDSRCVSGQLILHDGGMSMH